The following nucleotide sequence is from Mangifera indica cultivar Alphonso chromosome 1, CATAS_Mindica_2.1, whole genome shotgun sequence.
AACCTATTTTTCATCGACTTTACCATCATTTTGAAAAGagctataaaattatatgttgcCAATTATTTTGTTAACATGTATAATAAACAATGATGAACATACACTTGTGTTAGTGGAAAATATGGTTTGCCAAATTTTCTCACtgaatcatttatttttttttttttacagagaATAGGGTAGCACTTGGATAGTTTTAAACTATGCCAGACCATGATTTTAACTTCTAATACATATATTGAATCcatttcatatgaaaaataataagttaaaagAGTAGTTTCTATAATTGTTATAAACTGCTGTAGGCACTACACTATATATATGATTGATGCATGCAAAGGACTGCAGTTCAAAGTTGCTAGTTCTCACATGTTCAAGCTTGTCTCTAAGGATTcgaaaaagattttgaaatctttaataaattcaatacaGAATTTATTAAGGGcttatgaaattattaaaaagaaatatgataatagattttttgaaattaaattcaGTAAAGTAAAACACGATAAAattcttttcatatttatttttttggtttaattgaaataaattaaccaTGCTACTAAgagaaaaatagaattaaaattaaatttaattgtattttacGTAGATCTTTGCCTTAATTATTGCATGAGTTTTCCTGaatgaataagaaaaactaATCTTTCTTAATTATTTGTCAATATTTTCTGTGTTTAAGTGAGATTgaattcccttttttttttttttcactcctatTTTGCACTGGATTTTAATTTTGGAAGGAACTCTGCAAATCACGAAGATTATAAAGAACATGTTTTGTGAATTTGGCTGCAAAATAATACTTGCTATAGAAACTAATTCTCTTCTTCAAAGTTATAGAGGAAAACTCAAGAAAAATTCATGATGTCTAGACTTTTAAGgtaatttgagattttattactACATATTATTTTAGGTTACATCAAACTctgaatcaataaattaaatcttaatacaAGGAAACTAATCCatatttttttgagaaaaatctTAGACAATCAATACTCATCACTAATGTAAATATAATCAtgatggaaaagaaaatttagtaatatcctaatatttattttccacGTTCTCCCTTAAGTTGGGTTGTAGATGTTAATTATACCCAACTTAGATCTAAAATTGTGGGCATATGTGTCTTAAACTTGTAATTAgaaggggttaaatgtaattgaTTGTTGCAGGGGCTTAACAACAATAGTCAGCATGAAACTCTGGTACACACTATTATCTTTAAGTAGATACTCTAGATATGCTCACTAGGTTTATAGTCATGTTGGGCAGACAAATCACATGCTTTAAATGCATGAAAGATACTAGATAATGAATGTGACCAATATGCCTACTTGAAGCTTCTATAACCTTTTGTAGTTGGATGCAAATGAGAGTTGAGAGAGATCTTTGATGTAATATGATCCATGGCACCAAAGTCCACATACTAATGGAGTGGTTGTGTGAACAATAGAGGAATGGTTGTTGTTTTGTGTCAGTTATAAAGAAGACAAGAGtacttgaaataaaaatatatggttttacttatttcttttcatttacaaACACTgatttatataaagatacagACATGTgtatttaaaaggaaagtaCATAAAATTGATAGCTAGTGACATTTATTTAGCCTAAAGTTTGGTGACTAAATCTCCTTTCATTGTGGAATGTCGTCGACCTCTTCTTTCATTCTTGTTTTTATAGTTGTCATAGGTTTAATGTTGATCAATCCCTTTGATTTTGTTAATCTTGTTGTCACTAGCTTGATTTGAGGTTTCTAGAATTGAATAGTCAATCCTCTTGTTGTCACTAGCTTGATTTGAGGTTTCTAGAATTGAATAATCAATCCTCTCAGTCTTATCCCCTTAAGTTGGCGAGGAGAACTTAATCAATTTCTAGCTTGAattgaagagtttgaaattgTTGGCAAGATAGCAACTTTGTAAAGATATTAGCTAATTGACAACAACTGGGAACAAAGTACCTAACCAAAGCACCTATAACAACTTTTTTGACAAACAAAATGATAATCCAATTAATTGTGCTTTGTTCTTGCGTGAAAAACAAGACTAATAGACATATGCAGAGTACTGATATTGTCACAAAAGAAAGTTGAGAAGGATAATGAAGAGAAATACCAATGTATCGTAATAGATAAGAAATCCACATTAATTTAGTGGTAGTGGAATCCATAGCCCGATATTCCAACTTTGTAGTGGACTGAACAACAGTCGTCTACTTCTCAGAAGACCATGTAATACAATTAGCACGGAGAAAAACATAGAATCAAATTGTGTTATTCCTTATCATTGGGCACCCTGCCGAATTAGCCTCACAAAATGCTATAAGAGAAGACATGTTTtgtgaaaaaaatcaaacaccaaaattaagtgttcttttaatatatcataaaatacgtTTGGAATGGCAAAGATTTGCTACTATGGGAGCTTACATAAATCGACACACCTAATTCTCAACATGTATAATGTCAATACGTGTAATAGTAAAATATtgtaaaacacaaaatatactTTTATACGTGGTTGCCACTACTTGTAtgatgttgttattattattattattatcatcattatcattatcaattTCACCAActgtttaaaagaaaaataaattgttaagATGGCAATACGTATCTTTTGGGGTAATGAAACAACGTCGAAATGTTTAATATCTTCAATATTAGTATTATCATTGATGAGCCAACCTTCAAAGACAATATCTTTTAAATGTCGTGGGGAATGTGAGACAAGGAAGAATTGTCCCTACGTAAAACAGACTCTTGAAGTCTGGTTTGATAAGTTGGCATATATATGGAGtatatttaggatttaattGATGACTTGAATCCACAATTCTGTCAACTCAGAGAGAAGTTGTATACTGTTAATATGTCTGGTTGTATGTTTTTGTCCACTTGTGGCAAAGAGGAGACCAATGTTGATTATGACGGTGAAATTTCTTTGCCCACTGTTGACAGAGGAGAGAATGATGAAATAGATCagccagttttttttttttttcttttttgatgttGTGTAGAGAGAATCATGCTTCCTGATTTTGTGTagcttttaaactttaaacattGTCTACTCTGTTATGTTATTTGCATTAATCCTCTGTTTCagttatttcaaaatttaaagtctCATGTACACTTGTATATATGCATTGCAGATTGCCATGAATCAATAGAAAGAGGGAAACCAATCCTTTCATATTCAGTTTTTGTATGGTAGCAGAGCAGTCTAGCTCCAACGAGCAAACACAAaattcaactattttttttcaaaacatggCCACTCAACAGAACCTAATTAAACggaattatttgttttaaatcaCATGGGGAATTagctattttaaaatatataaatcagaAATTCCCTAACTTCCAAAAATTCTTTAAACTTCAATCAGGCAATTCCTCAAGCAAagtaattttaaacaataaaacatataaattgaaaatttttaaaatataaatataaaataaaattatttcttattcATTAGTACCTGCAGAGTGTGAGTGTGTCGTCTCGGGGTTGTACTTTGTCTACAGCTCATCCTTCCTGGACCCACTGGTCCAGCATCGGAACAATGGAGACCTTAGGATCTCCCAACGGCGAGATCCGACGGAACAGAGCGTCCATCGTGTATGAAGAAATACTCGAAACGTTGCGATGGCCGATTTGAGAGCTAACGCTTCCAAGAATCGTAAGCAGGCGTACAAGCTTCATTTGCAATAACAATTTTCGGAGAATCGGAAAGCGAAATGTGAAGCTGAAGTTGAAGGAGCTCGGTGCTCACGTAGGGTTTAAGGGTTTTGGTTCATTACGGGTTAATTCAACGAAGTATGGCAAAGttttattagattaaaaagTCCCCAATAATTTAATGACCACTGTGAAGCCCCTAAATTTTATTTGGGTCACTtgtcaaaatttaaatacatgttCGTTTGATATGAGAAAAACCTAGTTTTTTTTTACTACCCTTTTAACTCGTTGACACGTACACAATTTTACTATTCTACTAGCTATATTGTATATTTCAAAgagtttatcaaaattaaaggatgaaaacttggaaaaacaataatctttgagtgggaataagtcctgtAGCCTTTaacatacaataaaaatatatgtataaacaataaacACAAACTTGCACacaaatgatgatatgtcaccagtgttattttatctctaattgaaaatcatctaattatatagtgatatgttatcatttgtATATAAGCTTATGTTACTTGTTTgtgcacataatattactctttaataaaaaattttataaatatttctaattacatagttttattacaatttaataaaaaaaaaatttatttgatctaattaattcaattagGGCTAGCAATTTTTGACTTGACTCGTTAACACAATACAATACGACATGAAAAAAATTGGGTAGGGCTTAGTTTTctgacacaaaatttattttaggtcaACTCTAcatgatttgaaataaaattaggtaGTATAAGAGTTCACACGAAAGTAACCTGACACGACCCAAATCAATTCGAACATTTTggagaaatgttatttaaatagaatttgttaaagaaaaattataaaaatatgaaaagacgATATCAACCGTagttgaaatctttatagattgcatatgaatgtatatttatataattgtaattactcatattattttttattattatttaaatgtgaTTTGTTTAGTAAAGAGTATTTATGTGTTTTAAAGATCTTAGTATATAAGTTTTAGAACATTTttaaataagacaaaatattatattatgtattttattaatagtagattGAGgtgatttgatgaaaaaattaaaacagtaaAAACACTTTGGAGAGTGAAAATAGTAGATAATTTCGGTTCAATTTTGATCGAGTTGATTCCATTCGAATATTTAAAGGttaggttaaaattaaaaaattttaacatgattttaatttggatCAGGTTAGAGTTGAAgttttttaacacaaaacccAAATTGACATGACTTGATAATGCGAATTGTCAGGTATAAATTCAATTGgagtttttgttttcatttattttttatgggaGTTGCATAGGCTTTTTATTACTCTCCATAATAGTTAATAACTACATTGTTTAGTAATAATACACGGTTTATCATAAAGTGTtgtgatttattttgtttttattttaaggcATAAGcctatgaaaataaaattttattcatggaATAATGAAACTTTCTTTTATAGCAATTTTAAGGTTACATATTTTGTTAGTGCACAATcataaaactaattaactaGTTGTATTTTATCGGTTAGAACGGTCATTATATCGAAGCTTGCTTTGCACCATGGCATTGTTCTAGAGGGGGCAAAATTAAGTATCCATGCTAGTTTCTCAATTTTTCCACTACATTGTTGCTATTACAAAACTGTCTTTCTTTCATTTATGCAGACAGTGTGTGCCACAAGACTGCACATCGACGCTATTACAAACCCATTGTTCCTGTATTGTTTCAATGAAGTTTCTACTCTTATGCCAGAATCCGATAGATCCATAACCAGAATCTGAAGTTTCAATTCTGCCCCTTTAGGATGTCATCAAAATGCAAATAGGGCTACTGGTTGTCTCAACTTAGGATTTGATGACACTAACTCATTAAGAGAGTACAGTCAATTAAAAAGGtctaaaacaacaattttatatcACAGGgctttcaaaatatttatatgacaCACAGTAAATAAGTGAAATACAGGGGAATAAAGAGGAATGAGAATATCTAATTGCATGAATTGATTACTTAATGCCATTCTCATATATGGTTACTTGAAATAccatttgatatataatttcattaccATTCTTTGATTCTGAGAAAGGGGAGTAGTGCCCATAAATAGTTTGCAGATACAATCTTAGAAAAAAGTAACTTTAAAATCAAATGGACTATAAAAAGCACATTTCTACACAAAAcgtaaatttatatgtttatctTCCTGATCTCTTTATTCTATATTAAGGATCATCAGTCACAATAAGTAAGAATACAATTTCTACATAAAATACCCCTTTATCCCTATGTCTGTCAATTGAGTGacaatcaattattatattattccactaatatccaaatatattttcaaagacCATTTTCAGTGTGTGTAAGCATCCAAAAACAGTTCAACAAAGCGAGtgttttcttaaaatttcttCAATCACAAACACAATGTCCGAGTAATACCAGGTAAGGAGGATCCGCAATCACAATATTGAACGCATGCTTCAGCTCCAACGGCAAATCCGCCGGTAGATTATAATCATAAAACGTAAAATCAGTACCATATTGCCCAAACCGCTCGTCGTATTCTAGAATTTGCGCCGCCACATTCGGTCCAATTTTCTATCCAAACAAATTCATTTCAGCTCTAAAAACaagcataaacaaaaaaaaattatatgaattaccTTTATGTAGGCGTAGAGCGTGGGACAGGCAACGCAAGCGACACGCGAACCGGAGTTTGAGCACAGAGAGACGACTTCGTTGGCCATCGTTTCGGCCGTTAAGGCGTCGTACCAGAACTGACTCAGCCGCCAGTTTTCCGAAACCAAGGCGACGGTGTGTGATTCCGACCCAGCTGTTTCGGTatctagggtttggttttggttttgctgGTCGAAGAATTCTTGTAGAGCTGCTAGAGCTTGCGAGCTCAGCATTGGTTTGTCGTCTTCGTTTTCGGACTCTACGTCGTCGTTTTGGTTGTGGGTGTTCACTGTTTTGAGCTCTTCCATATTGTTGGTACTTCTTGGCTGCTTGTTCAGTTGAGAGGCGGGGAGTGACTATCGAAGAATTGTTTGAAGGAATAAACAACGCGGTTCGTTTGGCAAAATAAATGGCAATTAATAGGCAAGTGTACTAACTGATGATAACGGTAACAATAAAAGtagttttacaaatttatacttaattaataatatattattatataaataaataaatttaaaataatatttaattagataataatatattattatctatataatattaattttaactattttttaaatttacaaattcaaatttaatttgacttaaaaaaatcatgttaaccaagtttaagtttaattcaaacatGAGAGATGATACCATATTGAGTTTGATATGAtgaatactttttttattttaaatttttgtccactgataaaagaaaacattggagataaatttattttttatagttaaataatattgaaaaagataagttagattcaaactaaatttattcaaacttgaaaataaactcaattcgaatgAACCTAAAATGAAATTGATTTAAGCAAACTCAAATTCTTACTTGAATCAAAGAGTTACATGTTTTCAAGCTcaatcttaagttttaaaagtgtttgatttgttaagcttacaagtttaaaacaaaattaatacgGATACactaaaataatgtcattttaccTTAAAGAAGTTTCATATGTACTCACTTTTGATATAAATCTATATACatcaatgatgtgtcatcataaaattaagtgttactttatttttaatttaaaattaatcaatcacatgataacatatcaatcGTGGATAcgaattatgtatcaaaagttagtacatatattattattatttaatttatatgtatcaaaataatatcgttttaatttataaacataaaaataatattattttaattacttttactTAATTATAGTATCGAAttaaagtcaaaatttattcaagcttaaatttaaattaaattctagtATAACTCtttcaaatcaatcaaactgaaaatattttcaagtgagttaacaatttttaaaccaatttaaatttaaaatggtaGGCACGTCCAAGGCTTGGATAGCTACGATTGATGAGTTGCTTAAGTAGGAATCCAACTCTCCAAAAGgggaaaaaggactattttccatccaagtaaaaataattttaaatttcaatgaaaacttaggcgggaaatagtccttttctctcgaaaaaggaaaagaatagTTGAGGtatcattttttaatgtaagattttcaatttttttttaaaattggatttatAATAGAATTGTGCTAATGATAAttgagtttaattaattaagttttttagcTTTGGGTTGGGTTATTGggtttagaaatttaaaaagggaaaatgaattGGGTTTTGGAAAAGGAAACTAAAatcacatttaatttaatttaattgtgaaATATTAGAGCGtgaatgaattaaattaaaataatataattgtgaaatcatttttcataaaaaatctcacattttttaagaaaaagaaggcTAATGGTATAAATAAAAGAAGCTTTTATTtagaatcaaataaaagaaaagtgaaaaagagAGACATGATGACGTGAGACATCATGTGCCATTTTCTTAGAAGAAAGGCACTTTGAGTTAATTTCTATACCTCTctagtaatatatatatttttttgttgttacctaaatcaaccaaaataagattattttaatatatattaacaaaaataatatcattttagtgtTTTCAAATCGAACCTATCCATACTCACAAACTTAGTGAATCAAACCCTATTTGACTTAAAATATAATAGTACAGTGTTACTTAAACTCAAGCAAGAGCTCAAACTCATTAAAGAGTAACTTATTTCAAGTTTAATCGAGTTAAACTAACAATCAAACTTTAACTAGTTTAGCTCGAATATAATCTTAACTTTTATTACTGTATTATAACTTAAGGGGTTTTAACATCCAACTAGTTAAAATTCTATCCACATGAAGTTAGTTCATACTTCATACAccataaaaattttagtatcGTCATTTGAAGGACAATTATTATGTAGTAAAAAATCCCCAATTCAATCTTTTTAGACCACTCCAACAGACAATGATCAGCGATAATGACTTTAAGCATTAAGAGCGAATAGTGAAGAGTGACTTTAACGATATATTTAAGggtcaaaactgaaaaaagacTAACCAAATTCTAGAAACATCACAACAAGGTAATTGAGGCTTTGCATACCACAACCTTGGCCATAACTCAACATTAAAGAGCAATTTCCTATCATACTAAGATTAAattcctaaaatttaataacaactgataaaataaatttactcaTCACACCATTTCAAAGGtcattatcatattattattcataattattacatttattcaAATATAGTTCTCtcactataaatataaagagtGAGTATGAACTTAAAGAGTGAAGCTaagatcaaattaaaaaaaaaaagttgatactTGTTAccatattagaatatatttcacTCGGGTCGATGGTAATATCGTAAACATAAACTTTTGTAAAGTTTTCATACCAAACCACGTAAAAACCACttactttatctttatataatcaAACTCTTTATACTCTTATACCTAAATCtcattaaaacaattttacacTCC
It contains:
- the LOC123218405 gene encoding EEF1A lysine methyltransferase 1-like codes for the protein MEELKTVNTHNQNDDVESENEDDKPMLSSQALAALQEFFDQQNQNQTLDTETAGSESHTVALVSENWRLSQFWYDALTAETMANEVVSLCSNSGSRVACVACPTLYAYIKKIGPNVAAQILEYDERFGQYGTDFTFYDYNLPADLPLELKHAFNIVIADPPYLIDFEPEYLMEFESNPDIDEKPPIPLRDALEKMKPFLMAYEGIQSHEEWEEAVNEVMERVPLLKELVDEYSGPDRVTAKQQQEELERVAKTVPKSAPASVKRFANRAVLSLQVSISRCDLANSF